One Onychomys torridus chromosome 17, mOncTor1.1, whole genome shotgun sequence genomic window carries:
- the Pde4c gene encoding cAMP-specific 3',5'-cyclic phosphodiesterase 4C isoform X5 — protein sequence MQGPAAPGSPRGSPRGSPALFRKLLMNQSIRLQRRFTVAHALCSDLEDGPASGRGPPGPHGQRRGSFLYRSDSDREPSPKAASRSSSAAGEPHGEDMIVTPFAQVLASLRTVRGNVAALARGPGSRLLGTPPRSSRPAHTEDAGPQLAQEALEELDWCLEQLGTLQTRRSVGEMASNKFRRMLNRELTHLSETSRSGNQVSEYIAQTFLDQPARVEPPALPTGDEPMSRISALRPASLPAAVPRFGVQTDREGQLAKELEDTNKWGLDVFRVAELSGSRPLTAVVFSVLQERDLLKTFQIPADTLMTYLLTLEGHYHADVAYHNSVHAADVVQSAHVLLGTPALEAVFTDLEVLAAVFACAIHDVDHPGVSNQFLINTNSELALMYNDLSVLENHHLAVGFKLLQAENCDFFRNLSAKQRLSLRRMVIDMVLATDMSKHMSLLADLKTMVETKKVTCLGVLLLDNYSDRIQVLQSLVHCADLSNPTKPLPLYRQWTDRIMAEFFQQGDRERELGLDISPMCDKHTASVEKSQVGFIDYIAHPLWETWADLVHPDAQELLDTLEDNREWYRSRVPCSPTHTTGHERSSPDRFQFELTLEEAEEEEEG from the exons ATGCAGGGCCCCGCGGCGCCTGGCTCCCCTCGGGGGTCCCCGCGCGGCTCCCCCGCGCTCTTCAGGAAGCTGCTGATGAACCAGAGCATCCGGCTGCAGCGCCGCTTCACGGTGGCCCACGCGCTTTG CTCTGACCTGGAGGATGGGCCGGCGAGCGGCAGGGGGCCCCCGGGCCCCCACGGCCAGCGGCGCGGGTCCTTCCTGTACCGCTCGGACAGCGACCGCGAGCCTTCGCCCAAGGCCGCGTCCCGGAGCTCCTCGGCGGCCGGCGAACC ACACGGAGAAGACATGATTGTCACGCCCTTCGCCCAG GTCCTGGCCAGTCTCCGGACTGTCCGCGGCAACGTGGCCGCCCTCGCCCGAGGCCCGGGCAGCAG GCTCCTGGGGACCCCTCCGCGCAGCAGCCGGCCGGCACACACAG AGGACGCCGGGCCGCAGCTGGCGCAGGAGGCGCTGGAGGAGCTGGACTGGTGCCTGGAGCAGCTGGGGACGCTGCAGACGCGGCGCTCGGTGGGCGAGATGGCGTCCAACAAG TTCAGGCGCATGCTCAACCGCGAGCTGACCCACCTGTCGGAAACCAGCCGCTCGGGGAACCAGGTGTCGGAGTACATCGCGCAGACCTTCCTGG ACCAGCCGGCGCGCGTGGAGCCCCCCGCGCTGCCCACGGGGGACGAGCCCATGTCCCGGATCAGCGCGCTGCGCCCCGCCAGCCTCCCCGCCGCCGTGCCCCGCTTCGGGGTCCAGACTGACCGGGAGGGGCAGCTGGCCAAG GAACTGGAAGACACCAACAAGTGGGGCCTGGACGTGTTCAGAGTGGCCGAGCTGAGCGGGAGCCGGCCGCTCACGGCCGTGGTGTTCAGCGTCCTCCAG GAACGGGACCTGCTCAAGACGTTCCAGATCCCCGCGGACACGCTGATGACGTACCTGCTGACGCTGGAGGGTCACTACCACGCCGACGTGGCGTACCACAACAGTGTGCATGCTGCGGACGTGGTGCAGTCTGCGCACGTGCTGCTGGGCACCCCGGCCCTGGAG GCCGTGTTCACAGATCTGGAAGTCTTGGCAGCTGTCTTTGCATGCGCTATCCACGACGTGGACCACCCGGGGGTCTCCAATCAGTTTCTCATCAACACCA ACTCGGAGCTGGCGCTGATGTACAATGACCTGTCGGTGTTGGAGAACCATCACCTCGCGGTGGGCTTCAAGCTCCTGCAGGCAGAAAACTGTGACTTCTTCCGGAACCTCAGCGCCAAGCAGAGACTGAGTCTGCGCAGGATGGTCATAGACATG GTGCTGGCCACAGACAtgtccaaacacatgagcctccTGGCCGATCTCAAGACCATGGTGGAGACGAAGAAGGTGACCTGCCTCGGGGTCCTGCTCCTGGACAATTACTCTGACCGCATCCAG GTCCTACAGAGCCTGGTGCACTGCGCTGACCTGAGCAACCCCACCAAGCCTCTGCCGCTCTACCGCCAGTGGACCGACCGCATCATGGCCGAGTTCTTCCAGCAGGGTGACCGCGAACGGGAGTTGGGCCTGGACATCAGCCCCATGTGTGACAAGCACACGGCCTCGGTGGAGAAATCCCAG GTGGGATTCATTGACTACATTGCCCACCCACTGTGGGAAACATGGGCTGACCTGGTGCACCCCGATGCTCAGGAGCTGTTGGATACCTTGGAAGACAACAGAGAGTGGTATCGGAGCAGGGTACCCTGCAGCCCCACCCACACCACGGGCCACGAGCGCTCCAGCCCTGACAGGTTCCAGTTTGAGCTAACcctggaggaggcagaagaggaggaggagggataa
- the Pde4c gene encoding cAMP-specific 3',5'-cyclic phosphodiesterase 4C isoform X3, whose amino-acid sequence MQGPAAPGSPRGSPRGSPALFRKLLMNQSIRLQRRFTVAHALCSDLEDGPASGRGPPGPHGQRRGSFLYRSDSDREPSPKAASRSSSAAGEPHGEDMIVTPFAQVLASLRTVRGNVAALARGPGSRLLGTPPRSSRPAHTEDAGPQLAQEALEELDWCLEQLGTLQTRRSVGEMASNKFRRMLNRELTHLSETSRSGNQVSEYIAQTFLDQPARVEPPALPTGDEPMSRISALRPASLPAAVPRFGVQTDREGQLAKVRPGLRAGLPPRLPAAADLTGPSQELEDTNKWGLDVFRVAELSGSRPLTAVVFSVLQERDLLKTFQIPADTLMTYLLTLEGHYHADVAYHNSVHAADVVQSAHVLLGTPALEAVFTDLEVLAAVFACAIHDVDHPGVSNQFLINTNSELALMYNDLSVLENHHLAVGFKLLQAENCDFFRNLSAKQRLSLRRMVIDMVLATDMSKHMSLLADLKTMVETKKVTCLGVLLLDNYSDRIQVLQSLVHCADLSNPTKPLPLYRQWTDRIMAEFFQQGDRERELGLDISPMCDKHTASVEKSQVGFIDYIAHPLWETWADLVHPDAQELLDTLEDNREWYRSRVPCSPTHTTGHERSSPDRFQFELTLEEAEEEEEG is encoded by the exons ATGCAGGGCCCCGCGGCGCCTGGCTCCCCTCGGGGGTCCCCGCGCGGCTCCCCCGCGCTCTTCAGGAAGCTGCTGATGAACCAGAGCATCCGGCTGCAGCGCCGCTTCACGGTGGCCCACGCGCTTTG CTCTGACCTGGAGGATGGGCCGGCGAGCGGCAGGGGGCCCCCGGGCCCCCACGGCCAGCGGCGCGGGTCCTTCCTGTACCGCTCGGACAGCGACCGCGAGCCTTCGCCCAAGGCCGCGTCCCGGAGCTCCTCGGCGGCCGGCGAACC ACACGGAGAAGACATGATTGTCACGCCCTTCGCCCAG GTCCTGGCCAGTCTCCGGACTGTCCGCGGCAACGTGGCCGCCCTCGCCCGAGGCCCGGGCAGCAG GCTCCTGGGGACCCCTCCGCGCAGCAGCCGGCCGGCACACACAG AGGACGCCGGGCCGCAGCTGGCGCAGGAGGCGCTGGAGGAGCTGGACTGGTGCCTGGAGCAGCTGGGGACGCTGCAGACGCGGCGCTCGGTGGGCGAGATGGCGTCCAACAAG TTCAGGCGCATGCTCAACCGCGAGCTGACCCACCTGTCGGAAACCAGCCGCTCGGGGAACCAGGTGTCGGAGTACATCGCGCAGACCTTCCTGG ACCAGCCGGCGCGCGTGGAGCCCCCCGCGCTGCCCACGGGGGACGAGCCCATGTCCCGGATCAGCGCGCTGCGCCCCGCCAGCCTCCCCGCCGCCGTGCCCCGCTTCGGGGTCCAGACTGACCGGGAGGGGCAGCTGGCCAAGGTGCGTCCCGGGCTGCGGGCCGGGCTCCCGCCCCGGCTCCCCGCAGCCGCTGACCTGACTGGCCCCTCGCAGGAACTGGAAGACACCAACAAGTGGGGCCTGGACGTGTTCAGAGTGGCCGAGCTGAGCGGGAGCCGGCCGCTCACGGCCGTGGTGTTCAGCGTCCTCCAG GAACGGGACCTGCTCAAGACGTTCCAGATCCCCGCGGACACGCTGATGACGTACCTGCTGACGCTGGAGGGTCACTACCACGCCGACGTGGCGTACCACAACAGTGTGCATGCTGCGGACGTGGTGCAGTCTGCGCACGTGCTGCTGGGCACCCCGGCCCTGGAG GCCGTGTTCACAGATCTGGAAGTCTTGGCAGCTGTCTTTGCATGCGCTATCCACGACGTGGACCACCCGGGGGTCTCCAATCAGTTTCTCATCAACACCA ACTCGGAGCTGGCGCTGATGTACAATGACCTGTCGGTGTTGGAGAACCATCACCTCGCGGTGGGCTTCAAGCTCCTGCAGGCAGAAAACTGTGACTTCTTCCGGAACCTCAGCGCCAAGCAGAGACTGAGTCTGCGCAGGATGGTCATAGACATG GTGCTGGCCACAGACAtgtccaaacacatgagcctccTGGCCGATCTCAAGACCATGGTGGAGACGAAGAAGGTGACCTGCCTCGGGGTCCTGCTCCTGGACAATTACTCTGACCGCATCCAG GTCCTACAGAGCCTGGTGCACTGCGCTGACCTGAGCAACCCCACCAAGCCTCTGCCGCTCTACCGCCAGTGGACCGACCGCATCATGGCCGAGTTCTTCCAGCAGGGTGACCGCGAACGGGAGTTGGGCCTGGACATCAGCCCCATGTGTGACAAGCACACGGCCTCGGTGGAGAAATCCCAG GTGGGATTCATTGACTACATTGCCCACCCACTGTGGGAAACATGGGCTGACCTGGTGCACCCCGATGCTCAGGAGCTGTTGGATACCTTGGAAGACAACAGAGAGTGGTATCGGAGCAGGGTACCCTGCAGCCCCACCCACACCACGGGCCACGAGCGCTCCAGCCCTGACAGGTTCCAGTTTGAGCTAACcctggaggaggcagaagaggaggaggagggataa
- the Pde4c gene encoding cAMP-specific 3',5'-cyclic phosphodiesterase 4C isoform X6, with product MIVTPFAQVLASLRTVRGNVAALARGPGSRLLGTPPRSSRPAHTGTPLRRPAPSPPRAPPPSHPPERAGGLPGHTAAGAGAPAPLTRPPAEDAGPQLAQEALEELDWCLEQLGTLQTRRSVGEMASNKFRRMLNRELTHLSETSRSGNQVSEYIAQTFLDQPARVEPPALPTGDEPMSRISALRPASLPAAVPRFGVQTDREGQLAKVRPGLRAGLPPRLPAAADLTGPSQELEDTNKWGLDVFRVAELSGSRPLTAVVFSVLQERDLLKTFQIPADTLMTYLLTLEGHYHADVAYHNSVHAADVVQSAHVLLGTPALEAVFTDLEVLAAVFACAIHDVDHPGVSNQFLINTNSELALMYNDLSVLENHHLAVGFKLLQAENCDFFRNLSAKQRLSLRRMVIDMVLATDMSKHMSLLADLKTMVETKKVTCLGVLLLDNYSDRIQVLQSLVHCADLSNPTKPLPLYRQWTDRIMAEFFQQGDRERELGLDISPMCDKHTASVEKSQVGFIDYIAHPLWETWADLVHPDAQELLDTLEDNREWYRSRVPCSPTHTTGHERSSPDRFQFELTLEEAEEEEEG from the exons ATGATTGTCACGCCCTTCGCCCAG GTCCTGGCCAGTCTCCGGACTGTCCGCGGCAACGTGGCCGCCCTCGCCCGAGGCCCGGGCAGCAG GCTCCTGGGGACCCCTCCGCGCAGCAGCCGGCCGGCACACACAGGTACGCCCCTGCGCCGCCCCGCGCCCAGCCCGCCCCGCGCCCCGCCCCCTTCGCACCCGCCAGAGAGGGCCGGGGGCCTGCCTGGCCACACCGCAGCAGGCGCGGGCGCCCCGGCCCCCCTGACCCGCCCGCCCGCAGAGGACGCCGGGCCGCAGCTGGCGCAGGAGGCGCTGGAGGAGCTGGACTGGTGCCTGGAGCAGCTGGGGACGCTGCAGACGCGGCGCTCGGTGGGCGAGATGGCGTCCAACAAG TTCAGGCGCATGCTCAACCGCGAGCTGACCCACCTGTCGGAAACCAGCCGCTCGGGGAACCAGGTGTCGGAGTACATCGCGCAGACCTTCCTGG ACCAGCCGGCGCGCGTGGAGCCCCCCGCGCTGCCCACGGGGGACGAGCCCATGTCCCGGATCAGCGCGCTGCGCCCCGCCAGCCTCCCCGCCGCCGTGCCCCGCTTCGGGGTCCAGACTGACCGGGAGGGGCAGCTGGCCAAGGTGCGTCCCGGGCTGCGGGCCGGGCTCCCGCCCCGGCTCCCCGCAGCCGCTGACCTGACTGGCCCCTCGCAGGAACTGGAAGACACCAACAAGTGGGGCCTGGACGTGTTCAGAGTGGCCGAGCTGAGCGGGAGCCGGCCGCTCACGGCCGTGGTGTTCAGCGTCCTCCAG GAACGGGACCTGCTCAAGACGTTCCAGATCCCCGCGGACACGCTGATGACGTACCTGCTGACGCTGGAGGGTCACTACCACGCCGACGTGGCGTACCACAACAGTGTGCATGCTGCGGACGTGGTGCAGTCTGCGCACGTGCTGCTGGGCACCCCGGCCCTGGAG GCCGTGTTCACAGATCTGGAAGTCTTGGCAGCTGTCTTTGCATGCGCTATCCACGACGTGGACCACCCGGGGGTCTCCAATCAGTTTCTCATCAACACCA ACTCGGAGCTGGCGCTGATGTACAATGACCTGTCGGTGTTGGAGAACCATCACCTCGCGGTGGGCTTCAAGCTCCTGCAGGCAGAAAACTGTGACTTCTTCCGGAACCTCAGCGCCAAGCAGAGACTGAGTCTGCGCAGGATGGTCATAGACATG GTGCTGGCCACAGACAtgtccaaacacatgagcctccTGGCCGATCTCAAGACCATGGTGGAGACGAAGAAGGTGACCTGCCTCGGGGTCCTGCTCCTGGACAATTACTCTGACCGCATCCAG GTCCTACAGAGCCTGGTGCACTGCGCTGACCTGAGCAACCCCACCAAGCCTCTGCCGCTCTACCGCCAGTGGACCGACCGCATCATGGCCGAGTTCTTCCAGCAGGGTGACCGCGAACGGGAGTTGGGCCTGGACATCAGCCCCATGTGTGACAAGCACACGGCCTCGGTGGAGAAATCCCAG GTGGGATTCATTGACTACATTGCCCACCCACTGTGGGAAACATGGGCTGACCTGGTGCACCCCGATGCTCAGGAGCTGTTGGATACCTTGGAAGACAACAGAGAGTGGTATCGGAGCAGGGTACCCTGCAGCCCCACCCACACCACGGGCCACGAGCGCTCCAGCCCTGACAGGTTCCAGTTTGAGCTAACcctggaggaggcagaagaggaggaggagggataa
- the Pde4c gene encoding cAMP-specific 3',5'-cyclic phosphodiesterase 4C isoform X1: protein MQGPAAPGSPRGSPRGSPALFRKLLMNQSIRLQRRFTVAHALCSDLEDGPASGRGPPGPHGQRRGSFLYRSDSDREPSPKAASRSSSAAGEPHGEDMIVTPFAQVLASLRTVRGNVAALARGPGSRLLGTPPRSSRPAHTGTPLRRPAPSPPRAPPPSHPPERAGGLPGHTAAGAGAPAPLTRPPAEDAGPQLAQEALEELDWCLEQLGTLQTRRSVGEMASNKFRRMLNRELTHLSETSRSGNQVSEYIAQTFLDQPARVEPPALPTGDEPMSRISALRPASLPAAVPRFGVQTDREGQLAKVRPGLRAGLPPRLPAAADLTGPSQELEDTNKWGLDVFRVAELSGSRPLTAVVFSVLQERDLLKTFQIPADTLMTYLLTLEGHYHADVAYHNSVHAADVVQSAHVLLGTPALEAVFTDLEVLAAVFACAIHDVDHPGVSNQFLINTNSELALMYNDLSVLENHHLAVGFKLLQAENCDFFRNLSAKQRLSLRRMVIDMVLATDMSKHMSLLADLKTMVETKKVTCLGVLLLDNYSDRIQVLQSLVHCADLSNPTKPLPLYRQWTDRIMAEFFQQGDRERELGLDISPMCDKHTASVEKSQVGFIDYIAHPLWETWADLVHPDAQELLDTLEDNREWYRSRVPCSPTHTTGHERSSPDRFQFELTLEEAEEEEEG from the exons ATGCAGGGCCCCGCGGCGCCTGGCTCCCCTCGGGGGTCCCCGCGCGGCTCCCCCGCGCTCTTCAGGAAGCTGCTGATGAACCAGAGCATCCGGCTGCAGCGCCGCTTCACGGTGGCCCACGCGCTTTG CTCTGACCTGGAGGATGGGCCGGCGAGCGGCAGGGGGCCCCCGGGCCCCCACGGCCAGCGGCGCGGGTCCTTCCTGTACCGCTCGGACAGCGACCGCGAGCCTTCGCCCAAGGCCGCGTCCCGGAGCTCCTCGGCGGCCGGCGAACC ACACGGAGAAGACATGATTGTCACGCCCTTCGCCCAG GTCCTGGCCAGTCTCCGGACTGTCCGCGGCAACGTGGCCGCCCTCGCCCGAGGCCCGGGCAGCAG GCTCCTGGGGACCCCTCCGCGCAGCAGCCGGCCGGCACACACAGGTACGCCCCTGCGCCGCCCCGCGCCCAGCCCGCCCCGCGCCCCGCCCCCTTCGCACCCGCCAGAGAGGGCCGGGGGCCTGCCTGGCCACACCGCAGCAGGCGCGGGCGCCCCGGCCCCCCTGACCCGCCCGCCCGCAGAGGACGCCGGGCCGCAGCTGGCGCAGGAGGCGCTGGAGGAGCTGGACTGGTGCCTGGAGCAGCTGGGGACGCTGCAGACGCGGCGCTCGGTGGGCGAGATGGCGTCCAACAAG TTCAGGCGCATGCTCAACCGCGAGCTGACCCACCTGTCGGAAACCAGCCGCTCGGGGAACCAGGTGTCGGAGTACATCGCGCAGACCTTCCTGG ACCAGCCGGCGCGCGTGGAGCCCCCCGCGCTGCCCACGGGGGACGAGCCCATGTCCCGGATCAGCGCGCTGCGCCCCGCCAGCCTCCCCGCCGCCGTGCCCCGCTTCGGGGTCCAGACTGACCGGGAGGGGCAGCTGGCCAAGGTGCGTCCCGGGCTGCGGGCCGGGCTCCCGCCCCGGCTCCCCGCAGCCGCTGACCTGACTGGCCCCTCGCAGGAACTGGAAGACACCAACAAGTGGGGCCTGGACGTGTTCAGAGTGGCCGAGCTGAGCGGGAGCCGGCCGCTCACGGCCGTGGTGTTCAGCGTCCTCCAG GAACGGGACCTGCTCAAGACGTTCCAGATCCCCGCGGACACGCTGATGACGTACCTGCTGACGCTGGAGGGTCACTACCACGCCGACGTGGCGTACCACAACAGTGTGCATGCTGCGGACGTGGTGCAGTCTGCGCACGTGCTGCTGGGCACCCCGGCCCTGGAG GCCGTGTTCACAGATCTGGAAGTCTTGGCAGCTGTCTTTGCATGCGCTATCCACGACGTGGACCACCCGGGGGTCTCCAATCAGTTTCTCATCAACACCA ACTCGGAGCTGGCGCTGATGTACAATGACCTGTCGGTGTTGGAGAACCATCACCTCGCGGTGGGCTTCAAGCTCCTGCAGGCAGAAAACTGTGACTTCTTCCGGAACCTCAGCGCCAAGCAGAGACTGAGTCTGCGCAGGATGGTCATAGACATG GTGCTGGCCACAGACAtgtccaaacacatgagcctccTGGCCGATCTCAAGACCATGGTGGAGACGAAGAAGGTGACCTGCCTCGGGGTCCTGCTCCTGGACAATTACTCTGACCGCATCCAG GTCCTACAGAGCCTGGTGCACTGCGCTGACCTGAGCAACCCCACCAAGCCTCTGCCGCTCTACCGCCAGTGGACCGACCGCATCATGGCCGAGTTCTTCCAGCAGGGTGACCGCGAACGGGAGTTGGGCCTGGACATCAGCCCCATGTGTGACAAGCACACGGCCTCGGTGGAGAAATCCCAG GTGGGATTCATTGACTACATTGCCCACCCACTGTGGGAAACATGGGCTGACCTGGTGCACCCCGATGCTCAGGAGCTGTTGGATACCTTGGAAGACAACAGAGAGTGGTATCGGAGCAGGGTACCCTGCAGCCCCACCCACACCACGGGCCACGAGCGCTCCAGCCCTGACAGGTTCCAGTTTGAGCTAACcctggaggaggcagaagaggaggaggagggataa
- the Pde4c gene encoding cAMP-specific 3',5'-cyclic phosphodiesterase 4C isoform X2, whose translation MQGPAAPGSPRGSPRGSPALFRKLLMNQSIRLQRRFTVAHALCSDLEDGPASGRGPPGPHGQRRGSFLYRSDSDREPSPKAASRSSSAAGEPHGEDMIVTPFAQVLASLRTVRGNVAALARGPGSRLLGTPPRSSRPAHTGTPLRRPAPSPPRAPPPSHPPERAGGLPGHTAAGAGAPAPLTRPPAEDAGPQLAQEALEELDWCLEQLGTLQTRRSVGEMASNKFRRMLNRELTHLSETSRSGNQVSEYIAQTFLDQPARVEPPALPTGDEPMSRISALRPASLPAAVPRFGVQTDREGQLAKELEDTNKWGLDVFRVAELSGSRPLTAVVFSVLQERDLLKTFQIPADTLMTYLLTLEGHYHADVAYHNSVHAADVVQSAHVLLGTPALEAVFTDLEVLAAVFACAIHDVDHPGVSNQFLINTNSELALMYNDLSVLENHHLAVGFKLLQAENCDFFRNLSAKQRLSLRRMVIDMVLATDMSKHMSLLADLKTMVETKKVTCLGVLLLDNYSDRIQVLQSLVHCADLSNPTKPLPLYRQWTDRIMAEFFQQGDRERELGLDISPMCDKHTASVEKSQVGFIDYIAHPLWETWADLVHPDAQELLDTLEDNREWYRSRVPCSPTHTTGHERSSPDRFQFELTLEEAEEEEEG comes from the exons ATGCAGGGCCCCGCGGCGCCTGGCTCCCCTCGGGGGTCCCCGCGCGGCTCCCCCGCGCTCTTCAGGAAGCTGCTGATGAACCAGAGCATCCGGCTGCAGCGCCGCTTCACGGTGGCCCACGCGCTTTG CTCTGACCTGGAGGATGGGCCGGCGAGCGGCAGGGGGCCCCCGGGCCCCCACGGCCAGCGGCGCGGGTCCTTCCTGTACCGCTCGGACAGCGACCGCGAGCCTTCGCCCAAGGCCGCGTCCCGGAGCTCCTCGGCGGCCGGCGAACC ACACGGAGAAGACATGATTGTCACGCCCTTCGCCCAG GTCCTGGCCAGTCTCCGGACTGTCCGCGGCAACGTGGCCGCCCTCGCCCGAGGCCCGGGCAGCAG GCTCCTGGGGACCCCTCCGCGCAGCAGCCGGCCGGCACACACAGGTACGCCCCTGCGCCGCCCCGCGCCCAGCCCGCCCCGCGCCCCGCCCCCTTCGCACCCGCCAGAGAGGGCCGGGGGCCTGCCTGGCCACACCGCAGCAGGCGCGGGCGCCCCGGCCCCCCTGACCCGCCCGCCCGCAGAGGACGCCGGGCCGCAGCTGGCGCAGGAGGCGCTGGAGGAGCTGGACTGGTGCCTGGAGCAGCTGGGGACGCTGCAGACGCGGCGCTCGGTGGGCGAGATGGCGTCCAACAAG TTCAGGCGCATGCTCAACCGCGAGCTGACCCACCTGTCGGAAACCAGCCGCTCGGGGAACCAGGTGTCGGAGTACATCGCGCAGACCTTCCTGG ACCAGCCGGCGCGCGTGGAGCCCCCCGCGCTGCCCACGGGGGACGAGCCCATGTCCCGGATCAGCGCGCTGCGCCCCGCCAGCCTCCCCGCCGCCGTGCCCCGCTTCGGGGTCCAGACTGACCGGGAGGGGCAGCTGGCCAAG GAACTGGAAGACACCAACAAGTGGGGCCTGGACGTGTTCAGAGTGGCCGAGCTGAGCGGGAGCCGGCCGCTCACGGCCGTGGTGTTCAGCGTCCTCCAG GAACGGGACCTGCTCAAGACGTTCCAGATCCCCGCGGACACGCTGATGACGTACCTGCTGACGCTGGAGGGTCACTACCACGCCGACGTGGCGTACCACAACAGTGTGCATGCTGCGGACGTGGTGCAGTCTGCGCACGTGCTGCTGGGCACCCCGGCCCTGGAG GCCGTGTTCACAGATCTGGAAGTCTTGGCAGCTGTCTTTGCATGCGCTATCCACGACGTGGACCACCCGGGGGTCTCCAATCAGTTTCTCATCAACACCA ACTCGGAGCTGGCGCTGATGTACAATGACCTGTCGGTGTTGGAGAACCATCACCTCGCGGTGGGCTTCAAGCTCCTGCAGGCAGAAAACTGTGACTTCTTCCGGAACCTCAGCGCCAAGCAGAGACTGAGTCTGCGCAGGATGGTCATAGACATG GTGCTGGCCACAGACAtgtccaaacacatgagcctccTGGCCGATCTCAAGACCATGGTGGAGACGAAGAAGGTGACCTGCCTCGGGGTCCTGCTCCTGGACAATTACTCTGACCGCATCCAG GTCCTACAGAGCCTGGTGCACTGCGCTGACCTGAGCAACCCCACCAAGCCTCTGCCGCTCTACCGCCAGTGGACCGACCGCATCATGGCCGAGTTCTTCCAGCAGGGTGACCGCGAACGGGAGTTGGGCCTGGACATCAGCCCCATGTGTGACAAGCACACGGCCTCGGTGGAGAAATCCCAG GTGGGATTCATTGACTACATTGCCCACCCACTGTGGGAAACATGGGCTGACCTGGTGCACCCCGATGCTCAGGAGCTGTTGGATACCTTGGAAGACAACAGAGAGTGGTATCGGAGCAGGGTACCCTGCAGCCCCACCCACACCACGGGCCACGAGCGCTCCAGCCCTGACAGGTTCCAGTTTGAGCTAACcctggaggaggcagaagaggaggaggagggataa